In Opitutaceae bacterium TAV5, one genomic interval encodes:
- a CDS encoding sodium:proline symporter: MHTLDWLVIVIPLLIILTIGIVTHRHMKSVAHFVSGGRVGGRYLLAVAKGEMQAGAVVFVALWEIFAQSGFVPTWWGWITIPVGLIVAIFGFVIYRFRETRAMTLAQFFEMRYSRNFRLFTGVLGFLAGVINFGIIPAIGARFMVYFLQLPVELTVFSYSFPTYIPLMGIFLAIALTLTLSGGLITLMITDCIEGIFSQIMYIVIIIGVLCMIKWSEMAEFIGTRPPNHSMVNPFDAWAVQDFNLWYVLMGVFIGTYGTMAWQNSSAYNAAGATPHEARMGGLLGRWRESGKSAVVVLLALGALTWLNHPDFAASSVAAREAIAGIDQPQIQKQMTIPVALSHMLPVGIKGALCAILLMGIFGGDSTHLHSWGGILAQDVILPRLKRPPSPKGHIRMLRWCITGVAAFAFLFGAFFRSTEYVVMWFTVTMTVYMGGAGAAIIGGLYWKKGTTAGAWAAMLAGSILSGGGIVCYKIWGDDFLAVAINRILDLLGAAPIPVFTLNGAQIGFFSTLIAIALYVSLSLLTCRRDYPLNKMLHREELPLDANGRPVVPRKKWTFARVVGVDENFTTGDKWITGSLFAWSILWFGIMLLGSAWNLVGQWGWVSWIKPWSNDTWLGFWHVACIALPILITVVTGIWFTWGGIHDIRALFRSLATYKIDNSDNGTVERHKPW; this comes from the coding sequence ATGCACACGCTCGACTGGCTCGTCATTGTCATACCACTACTGATTATTCTCACGATCGGCATCGTCACGCATCGCCACATGAAAAGCGTGGCGCACTTTGTCTCGGGCGGACGGGTTGGCGGGCGCTACCTGCTCGCCGTCGCCAAGGGCGAAATGCAGGCCGGAGCGGTCGTGTTCGTCGCCCTCTGGGAAATCTTCGCACAGTCCGGTTTCGTCCCGACCTGGTGGGGCTGGATCACCATCCCGGTCGGCCTCATCGTCGCCATCTTCGGTTTCGTCATCTATCGCTTCCGCGAAACCAGGGCCATGACGCTCGCCCAGTTTTTTGAGATGCGCTACAGCCGCAACTTCCGCCTCTTCACCGGCGTCCTCGGCTTCCTCGCCGGCGTGATCAACTTCGGCATCATTCCCGCCATCGGCGCGCGCTTCATGGTCTATTTTCTCCAGTTGCCGGTGGAGCTGACCGTTTTCTCGTATTCATTTCCCACCTACATTCCCTTGATGGGAATTTTTTTGGCCATCGCCCTCACGCTCACCCTTTCCGGCGGACTCATCACCCTGATGATCACCGACTGCATCGAGGGTATTTTTTCCCAGATCATGTACATCGTCATCATCATTGGCGTGCTCTGCATGATCAAATGGAGCGAGATGGCCGAATTCATCGGCACCCGCCCGCCCAATCACTCCATGGTCAACCCGTTCGACGCCTGGGCCGTGCAGGATTTTAACCTGTGGTACGTGCTCATGGGTGTTTTTATCGGCACCTACGGCACCATGGCCTGGCAGAACTCCAGCGCCTACAACGCCGCCGGAGCCACCCCGCACGAGGCGCGCATGGGCGGCCTCCTCGGCCGCTGGCGCGAGTCCGGCAAAAGCGCAGTTGTGGTGCTCCTCGCCCTGGGGGCGCTCACGTGGCTCAACCATCCGGACTTCGCCGCCTCTTCGGTCGCCGCCCGTGAAGCCATCGCCGGCATCGATCAGCCCCAGATTCAAAAGCAGATGACCATCCCCGTGGCCCTCTCGCACATGCTGCCCGTCGGCATCAAGGGCGCGCTCTGCGCCATCCTCCTCATGGGCATTTTTGGGGGCGACTCCACGCATCTGCATTCCTGGGGCGGCATCCTCGCGCAGGACGTCATTCTCCCGCGCCTCAAGCGTCCGCCCTCGCCCAAGGGGCATATTCGCATGTTGCGCTGGTGCATCACCGGCGTGGCGGCTTTCGCCTTTTTGTTTGGCGCATTTTTCCGATCCACCGAATACGTCGTCATGTGGTTCACCGTCACCATGACCGTTTACATGGGTGGAGCCGGTGCTGCGATCATCGGCGGACTTTACTGGAAAAAGGGAACCACCGCCGGGGCATGGGCGGCCATGCTTGCCGGCTCCATCCTCTCCGGCGGCGGCATTGTTTGCTACAAGATATGGGGTGATGATTTTCTGGCTGTCGCAATCAACCGGATACTCGATCTTCTCGGGGCCGCCCCGATTCCCGTATTCACCCTCAACGGCGCTCAAATCGGCTTTTTCAGCACGCTCATCGCCATCGCGCTTTATGTGAGCCTTTCACTGCTCACCTGCCGGCGGGATTATCCGCTCAACAAGATGCTGCACCGCGAGGAGCTTCCGCTCGACGCCAACGGACGCCCTGTCGTCCCGAGGAAAAAGTGGACGTTTGCCCGCGTCGTCGGCGTGGATGAAAACTTTACCACGGGCGACAAGTGGATCACCGGCAGCCTCTTTGCGTGGAGCATTCTCTGGTTTGGCATCATGCTTCTCGGTTCGGCATGGAATCTGGTCGGCCAGTGGGGTTGGGTGAGCTGGATCAAGCCCTGGAGCAACGACACCTGGCTCGGCTTCTGGCATGTCGCCTGTATCGCCCTGCCTATTCTCATTACCGTGGTCACCGGCATTTGGTTCACCTGGGGCGGCATCCACGACATCCGCGCCCTCTTTCGTTCCCTCGCCACCTACAAAATCGACAACTCCGACAACGGCACCGTCGAGCGGCATAAACCATGGTAA
- a CDS encoding glycosyltransferase family 1, translating to MKTKNMKAPIFSTARLPLLALALACLIPTMASAQVVVTETFISGTAGTTFLGQTTSDGNAVWSAQQGNAAANAADQYTAVGTTPFTSQFGSSYMNGASGRQNAYSLVYDLESHTELILNIGQFQAPTIGTTISAFFRIGARTTTNNGLNAYQFTALSANSFYVGYVDETGILTEVGTINTTGAGTSLYYDISLVVTADTQQLYIGGVAFDSVARATQTVAGSGLAQYWSFYQGGSSNNTFRMDNLTITVVPEPTTSALLIGGIVFAILLCRWKVRALRQ from the coding sequence ATGAAAACTAAAAATATGAAAGCTCCGATATTCTCCACTGCGCGACTCCCGCTGCTGGCACTCGCCTTGGCGTGCTTGATTCCGACGATGGCCTCGGCCCAAGTCGTGGTAACCGAGACATTCATCTCAGGCACAGCCGGAACAACGTTTTTAGGGCAAACCACCTCGGACGGCAATGCCGTTTGGAGTGCTCAGCAGGGCAATGCAGCTGCCAATGCAGCTGATCAATACACCGCTGTTGGCACCACTCCGTTTACTTCTCAGTTTGGCTCAAGTTATATGAACGGTGCCTCAGGCAGACAAAATGCATATTCTCTGGTTTACGACCTGGAAAGCCATACGGAATTGATCCTCAACATCGGCCAATTCCAAGCCCCGACAATAGGAACCACCATCAGTGCTTTTTTCAGAATCGGAGCACGGACGACAACTAACAATGGCCTTAATGCTTATCAATTCACTGCGTTATCTGCGAATTCGTTCTACGTGGGGTATGTCGATGAAACCGGAATCCTGACCGAAGTTGGAACTATCAATACCACCGGGGCGGGCACTTCGTTGTATTACGACATAAGCCTGGTGGTTACTGCTGATACGCAGCAGCTTTATATAGGCGGAGTGGCATTTGATTCCGTTGCGCGCGCGACTCAGACAGTTGCCGGAAGCGGCCTCGCGCAATACTGGAGTTTCTATCAAGGTGGCTCATCTAATAACACTTTCAGAATGGACAATCTCACGATCACCGTAGTTCCTGAGCCCACCACATCCGCACTTCTTATCGGTGGCATTGTGTTTGCGATTTTGCTGTGCCGCTGGAAGGTGCGCGCGCTCCGGCAATGA
- a CDS encoding N-terminal cleavage protein, with translation MKTTTHHKRPRVAFPGGFTLIELLTVIAIIGILAAIIIPTVGKVRESARTAACLSNMRQIAAAMLLYAQDNKDALPPADDNTWPNNYVAKLTGAGNPKGPDYINSQGNIFNVSSGVQTVFLCQSNIRSVATPRASAATTYGMNNRASKISINTAQQHSRFCLLGCSTGPDWDMRMEPDGPAWRVPGKTAHGKYHFAFLDGHAASQASYPETSSDDNFDTFWKP, from the coding sequence ATGAAAACGACCACCCACCACAAGCGCCCCCGCGTCGCCTTTCCTGGCGGCTTCACCCTGATCGAACTCCTCACCGTCATCGCCATCATTGGCATCCTTGCCGCCATCATCATTCCCACCGTCGGCAAGGTTCGCGAATCGGCAAGGACGGCTGCCTGCCTGTCAAACATGCGCCAGATCGCAGCGGCCATGTTATTGTATGCCCAGGATAATAAAGACGCACTTCCTCCTGCCGACGATAATACCTGGCCCAACAACTATGTGGCGAAACTTACCGGTGCCGGGAATCCAAAAGGTCCCGATTACATTAACAGCCAGGGAAATATCTTTAATGTGAGCTCCGGAGTCCAAACCGTATTCTTGTGCCAGTCCAACATCAGGTCTGTCGCCACCCCTCGGGCCAGTGCAGCAACAACCTATGGAATGAACAACCGGGCCAGCAAGATAAGCATCAATACGGCTCAGCAGCATTCCCGTTTTTGCCTTTTGGGATGTTCCACCGGCCCCGATTGGGATATGCGTATGGAGCCTGACGGTCCAGCATGGCGTGTTCCCGGCAAGACCGCACACGGCAAATATCACTTCGCCTTCCTTGATGGGCATGCAGCCTCCCAAGCCTCCTATCCTGAAACCAGCAGTGATGATAATTTTGATACATTCTGGAAACCTTAG